From Pseudomonadota bacterium:
AGATGCGAAAGTCAAGGCATTGGTGCAGGAGTTTGAAACCTGGCTGCATGCCTATCATGCCGAACGGCAGAAAAATGCTAAAAAAGGATTTTCCAAAGATGCCAAAAAAGGTGGTTTGCCGGCGATCTTGCAGCGTTTGATTGATAAAAACAAGAAAACCCAGAATGAAAAAGATCACTATGTGGGCAGCCAGCGTTGCGTGAAATGTCATCAGCAAAAGGTTGCCATCTGGAAAAAAACCCGTCATGCCCGGGCAATGGAATCTTTGAAGGCCAGGAAGCGGGAAAATGACCCGGATTGTTATCGTTGTCATGTCACCGGTATTGTGGGGGTTGGGGTAAATCAGGCTGCCGCTGCCGGTCAGCCGGAAAACCCATTCGCTAAACTGATTCAACGTCAGCACCGGCAGCATGAGAATTACCGGCCGAATGTTCAGTGTGAAGCCTGCCATGGACCGGGATCGCGGCATGCCGCGTCGCCGGAAAAGGCAGGAAAGATGACTTTTCCCGATGAACAGGGCTGCCGACAGTGCCATACCAGGGATACCGACCCTGATTTTTCCTATCAGGAAAAAATACACCGGGTTTGTCCATAATGTAGGGGACGTTCATAAGATTATAAGTTTCTCGCCTTTAATGAACGTGCAATTCGAATAAAAGGGGTCTAACCCCTCTTATTCTATTTATTTCTGATATTCTCCCAGAGCCAGGAGGTAGAAAAAAAACATCCGGCTGTAGCCCATCTGCAGGGGAAAAGAGAACATCATGATGATGGAAAAAGCAATCAAGCTGCAAAAGAGTGGATAATTGAGGTTGCCGGCATCGTCATGGTGGCCGTTTTTCCAGACCCGGAAAAATTGCCGTCCCCAGAGAAGTAGAAAAATTACCAGGGCCCCGATGCCGCATTCAGCTGCCAGTTGCAGGTAGTCATTGTGGGCTCTGGTGACCTGGACATTAAAGTTGAAGCAGGAATCCTTCCGGTAGCTTTTCATGTACAGGGGATAGGAAAATTGCCAGTTGCCCAGCCCCACACCCAGCAGGGGATGATCTTCGATCATCTTCAGTGTGTTGCCCCAGTGATATTGGCGGGCTTCGAGGATGGAAGTGCTGCCGACTCGGTTGACCGAGCGCATAATACGGGCCCGGGTTTTGGGGAAAACTGCCAGGCTGCCGATGATCAGCAAGGCGATCAGCATGGTCATCGCTATGGTCATGCCCCATGTTTTGATTGATAATGAACGCCGTTTGCCGACCAGGTAGTAGAGGGGAAAGAGGATGGCGTAGATTATCAGGGCCAGGATCGCCGTCCTGGTGGTGGTCATGAAAACATGAATCAGGGCCATCAGAAAAAGGGCCGCGAAAAGCAGGCTTTTGGCCGGTTGCCCGAATCGTCGTTTTAGCTCCTCCCTTTTTTGCGTCTGCCACTGTTGCCAATAATGATATCCCAGGTAAGCCGCCAGGGGGAGATTGAGGACCAGGTAATGGGCGGCTGGATTCCGGTAGCCCATGGTTGAGGCCGGCCCCTTGATGGGCAGGAGAAAAGGCAGTTGAAAATCAAAGAATTGCAGGATTCCCAGGGGGCAGAAGATGAGCAGGGAAAGGCAGGTGCCCAGCAGGGAAGCGTGGAGAAAGCGGCGCTGCTGGAAAAGGATGGCCAGGGCGATAAAGAGTTGAATGAACGCGAAGTAGATAAAAAGTTGCAGGAAACCGTTTTGTTTCACCAGACCACCGGTCAGCGACAGGGCTTGCAGGCCAAAGAGCAGGAGGAGCAGCTTTAAACCTGTATTCTGCCGGAGAAAAGATTTTGTTCGCTGCCATCTCTCCGGGTGGTAAGCGAGAGAAAAAACAAACAGAAAGGCGATAAAAAGAGCCGCGGGGTAGAGAAAGATAAATTTCGGCAGGTCATAGAGGCTGTACATAATCCGGCCCTGGGAGGTGAAACCGGTCACAAAGGGGAAAGGGGCCAGGAAAAAAAAACAGAATATCAGTCCGGTAAACAGCCCCTCGTCATAACGGCGCAGATGGTTTATGATTTGTGAGTTGTTGGATTTTGCCGGGGATTTTGCTGGCTCCTCCGGGCTACCGGGGGTTTCTGGTTCTTGGTCCATACGGTTTTTCCGCTTCCCTGGCTTTCCTTGCCCGCAGGATGGGAATAATTTTTTCCGCGCGAGTGAGGTATTGCCTTTCTTTTGGTTTGATTTTTCTATTTTTCACCTGCTTGATCAGTCGGCCGGCTTCATCAAGGTTTCCCAAAGTGAGATGGCTGTTAATCAGCTGCAGTAAAATGGGGATCTTTTTCGGGTTGCGATCCCAGGCCTGCTGATAATAGGGCACGGCCTGCGCCAGCTTGTCGGTTCTGCGGTAGGCGTCGGCAAGATTATAGGCGACATGCCAGTTGAGCGGGTATATCTGTTCACAGAGGCTTAAGGATTCTAT
This genomic window contains:
- a CDS encoding O-antigen ligase family protein, translated to MDQEPETPGSPEEPAKSPAKSNNSQIINHLRRYDEGLFTGLIFCFFFLAPFPFVTGFTSQGRIMYSLYDLPKFIFLYPAALFIAFLFVFSLAYHPERWQRTKSFLRQNTGLKLLLLLFGLQALSLTGGLVKQNGFLQLFIYFAFIQLFIALAILFQQRRFLHASLLGTCLSLLIFCPLGILQFFDFQLPFLLPIKGPASTMGYRNPAAHYLVLNLPLAAYLGYHYWQQWQTQKREELKRRFGQPAKSLLFAALFLMALIHVFMTTTRTAILALIIYAILFPLYYLVGKRRSLSIKTWGMTIAMTMLIALLIIGSLAVFPKTRARIMRSVNRVGSTSILEARQYHWGNTLKMIEDHPLLGVGLGNWQFSYPLYMKSYRKDSCFNFNVQVTRAHNDYLQLAAECGIGALVIFLLLWGRQFFRVWKNGHHDDAGNLNYPLFCSLIAFSIIMMFSFPLQMGYSRMFFFYLLALGEYQK
- a CDS encoding multiheme c-type cytochrome — translated: DAKVKALVQEFETWLHAYHAERQKNAKKGFSKDAKKGGLPAILQRLIDKNKKTQNEKDHYVGSQRCVKCHQQKVAIWKKTRHARAMESLKARKRENDPDCYRCHVTGIVGVGVNQAAAAGQPENPFAKLIQRQHRQHENYRPNVQCEACHGPGSRHAASPEKAGKMTFPDEQGCRQCHTRDTDPDFSYQEKIHRVCP